Proteins encoded together in one Capricornis sumatraensis isolate serow.1 chromosome 3, serow.2, whole genome shotgun sequence window:
- the CDIPT gene encoding CDP-diacylglycerol--inositol 3-phosphatidyltransferase isoform X1, with translation MASENIFLFVPNLIGYARILFAIISFYFMPCCPLTASSFYLLSGLLDALDGHAARVLNQGTRFGAMLDMLTDRCSTMCLLVNLALLYPRATLLFQLSMSLDVASHWLHLHSSVVRGSESHKMIDLSGNPVLRIYYTSRPALFTLCAGNELFYCLLYLFNFSEGPSVGSVGLFRMGLWITAPIALLKSLISVIHLITAARNMAALDAADRAKRK, from the exons ATGGCAAGCGAAAATATCTTCCTGTTTGTGCCTAACCTCATCG GTTATGCTCGGATTCTCTTCGCCATCATTTCTTTCTACTTCATGCCCTGCTGCCCCCTTACGGCCTCCTCCTTTTACCTGCTCAGCGGACTTCTGGACGCTTTGGATGGACACGCTGCTCGAGTCCTTAATCAAG GGACCCGGTTTGGGGCCATGCTGGACATGCTGACAGACCGGTGCTCCACGATGTGTCTGCTGGTCAACCTGGCCCTGCTGTACCCTCGCGCCACCCTTCTGTTCCAGCTCAGCATGAGCTTGGATGTGGCCAGCCACTGGCTGCACCTCCACAG TTCTGTGGTCCGAGGCAGTGAAAGTCACAAGATGATCGACCTGTCTGGAAACCCCGTGCTTCGCATCTACTACACCTCCAGA CCTGCTCTGTTCACCCTGTGTGCTGGAAACGAGCTCTTCTATTGCCTCCTCTACCTGTTTAATTTCTCCGAGGGACCTTCAG TTGGCTCGGTGGGTCTTTTCCGAATGGGCCTCTGGATCACTGCCCCTATCGCCCTGCTCAAGTCTCTCATCAGCGTTATCCACCTGATCACAGCTGCCCGCAACATGGCTGCCCTGGACGCGGCAGATCGGGCCAAGAGGAAGTGA
- the CDIPT gene encoding CDP-diacylglycerol--inositol 3-phosphatidyltransferase isoform X2, producing the protein MASENIFLFVPNLIGTRFGAMLDMLTDRCSTMCLLVNLALLYPRATLLFQLSMSLDVASHWLHLHSSVVRGSESHKMIDLSGNPVLRIYYTSRPALFTLCAGNELFYCLLYLFNFSEGPSVGSVGLFRMGLWITAPIALLKSLISVIHLITAARNMAALDAADRAKRK; encoded by the exons ATGGCAAGCGAAAATATCTTCCTGTTTGTGCCTAACCTCATCG GGACCCGGTTTGGGGCCATGCTGGACATGCTGACAGACCGGTGCTCCACGATGTGTCTGCTGGTCAACCTGGCCCTGCTGTACCCTCGCGCCACCCTTCTGTTCCAGCTCAGCATGAGCTTGGATGTGGCCAGCCACTGGCTGCACCTCCACAG TTCTGTGGTCCGAGGCAGTGAAAGTCACAAGATGATCGACCTGTCTGGAAACCCCGTGCTTCGCATCTACTACACCTCCAGA CCTGCTCTGTTCACCCTGTGTGCTGGAAACGAGCTCTTCTATTGCCTCCTCTACCTGTTTAATTTCTCCGAGGGACCTTCAG TTGGCTCGGTGGGTCTTTTCCGAATGGGCCTCTGGATCACTGCCCCTATCGCCCTGCTCAAGTCTCTCATCAGCGTTATCCACCTGATCACAGCTGCCCGCAACATGGCTGCCCTGGACGCGGCAGATCGGGCCAAGAGGAAGTGA
- the LOC138077008 gene encoding putative protein T-ENOL, with translation MSSTLARNEEKKGSRPSQPTTPATSLVCNLKVSRSEEFLTQISTELTDKALFVAAYHMNPVPIKEKQTEDQGTQISKHVFFTKTRGTDTRSDRNRTCTKAHLLPSPREKGALPSNLTSGE, from the exons ATGTCATCCACTCTTGCCAGGAATGAGGAGAAAAAGGGCAGCCGGCCATCCCAACCCACAACCCCTGCAACCTCACTGGTCTGCAATCTG aaggtttctCGCTCTGAGGAATTCCTGACACAGATCAGCACGGAACTCACTGACAAGGCCTTGTTTGTTGCTGCCTACCACATGAATCCTGTGCCCATCAAGGAAAAACAGACAGAAGACCAAGGGACTCAGATATCCAAACATG TGTTCTTCACCAAGACCCGAGGCACTGATACCCG CTCCGACAGAAACCGTACCTGCACAAAGGCACATCTCCTGCCATCCCCTCGCGAGAAG